The following proteins come from a genomic window of Aphelocoma coerulescens isolate FSJ_1873_10779 chromosome 29, UR_Acoe_1.0, whole genome shotgun sequence:
- the TIMELESS gene encoding protein timeless homolog isoform X1: MDWYMMNCELLATCSALGYLEGDVYHREPDCLESVKDLIRYLRHEDETRDVRQQLGAAQILQNDLLPILVQYPQDKVLFDAVIRLMVNLTQPALLCFGKVPSDAASRHYFLQVLSYLQAYKEAFASEKVFVVLSEKLYNLLQLDWEQRQEEDTLLIERILLLVRNVLHVPPDPTEEQQGVDGDASVHDRVLWALHISGMDDLLKFLASAQVEQQWALHVLEIISLMFRDQSPEELAALGQGTAGAEHGEDTRELETLRQRELAEKRARALQRPSRHSRFGGSYVLQGLKSIGDRDVVFHKGLHNLKSYTHDLGKEPRRVPRHRQAAPESEPSRRSTRNVRLFLRHFCQDFLEGCYNRLMLLVKDQLVREKAQQHDETYYLWATAFFMAFNRCRGFRPELVSETVGVRAFHFIEQNLTTYYEMALMDKKEATTWARRMHLALKAYQELLRTVQEMDRSPEQAVRDSSQVIKSNIFYLMEYRELFLALFRKFDETKQPRSFLRDLVETAHLFLRMLERFCRGRANLVVQSKRVRRKKKPRAPAAPAPPSAAELEQLWEGLAPQLQACLEGEVPLPEDVVPFDAASETPVEEQRAEALLRIQECLRDSRVPQALRLLRSARDVWPEGDVFGAADVGPPEETRLLREILIAPLPSESPAVTLGRGKTLGRCGPSAHPTAGHAPEEPEEEEEEDEEEEEQTVQVSEKEFNFLDYLKRFACAPVVRALVLLLRGYAQNSPRTNHCAARLLHRLARDLRMEPLLFQLSLFALFHRLLSDPAAAAHQELVALAKFILGKFFALAATNKKAFVELLFWKSPAIVCEMTKGYSSLQEGEGTTRSRVSPWTPQEEQELQELYWKYKEVEGGDIIAAILAHLPTPGRTRRQVVKQLVRMGLASSAKDFQQERKGTRIVLWTQEQEEELTRLFEEFQGSDDVLGNIMKHLTARRSRARVVEKLLGLGLVAERKELFKKRRRKGHGPGPGQAAASVPAVAAQDSSGEDEDSEEEEEEDEDEAEKGPMEEHWVPEEGAGQDLAQHLHQQGLAGPLRWLETCLRRAAGDREEDGVSHPVPLVPLTEENEDAMEDRRFRTLLRQLGLRPPASEQESFWRIPAALTPQQLRRAAASIARHGRDPSGSPQDPPEPPGCPQDPAPAEPLPAGLGSDSESEEPVPVPIPVPSPVQPRTKRRRELASEDEDEDGGSSGTELAPAAPCSEEDEEDEDPQPRGRRKRIRCLEEEEEEEEEEEEEEG; this comes from the exons ATGGACTGGTACATGATGAACTGCGAGCTCCTGGCCACCTGCAGCGCCCTGGGCTACCTGGAGGGCGACGTGTACCACCGGGAGCCCGACTGCCTGG AGAGCGTCAAGGACCTGATCCGGTACCTGCGCCATGAGGATGAGACCCGGGACGTGCGGCAGCAGCTGGGGGCAGCCCAGATCCTGCAGAACGACCTCCTGCCCATCCTGGTGCAGTACCCGCAGGACAAGGTGCTCTTCGACGCCGTCATCAG GCTGATGGTGAACCTGAcgcagccagccctgctctgcttcgGGAAGGTGCCATCAGATGCCGCCTCCCGGCACTACTTTCTGCAGGTGCTGTCCTACCTGCAGGCCTACAAGGAG GCGTTCGCCAGTGAGAAGGTGTTTGTGGTGCTCAGTGAGAAGCTCTACAACCTCCTGCAGCTG GACTGGGAGCAGCGGCAGGAGGAGGACACGCTGCTGATCGAGAGGATCCTGCTGCTGGTGCGCAACGTGCTGCACGTGCCCCCAGACCCCACAGAGGAGCAG CAGGGCGTGGACGGTGACGCCAGCGTGCACGACCGGGTGCTGTGGGCGCTGCACATCAGCGGCATGGATGACCTGCTCAAATTCCTGGCCAGCGCCCAGGTGGAGCAGCAATGGGCCCTGCACGTCCTGGAGATCATCTCCCTCATGTTCCGTGACCAG agcccagaggagctggcggcgctgggacaggggacagcgggTGCTGAGCACGGGGAGGACACGCGGGAGCTGGAGACCCTGCGGCAGCGGGAGCTGGCGGAGAAGAGAGCCCGGGCACTGCAGCGCCCGTCCAG gCATTCCCGCTTCGGTGGCTCCTACGTCCTGCAGGGCCTCAAGTCCATCGGGGACCGGGATGTGGTGTTCCACAAAGGGCTGCACAAC CTGAAGAGCTACACCCACGACCTGGGCAAGGAGCCCCGGCGGGTGCCCCGGCACCGCCAGGCCGCCCCCGAGTCCGAGCCCTCCCGCCGCTCCACCCGTAACGTCCGGCTCTTCCTGCGCCACTTCTGCCAGGACTTCCTGGAGGGCTGCTACAACCGCCTGATGCTGCTGGTCAAG GACCAGCTGGTGCGGGAGAAGGCTCAGCAGCACGACGAGACCTATTACCTGTGGGCCACCGCCTTCTTCATGGCCTTCAACCGGTGCCGCGGCTTCCGGCCCGAGCTGGTGTCCGAGACCGTGGGGGTTCGAGCCTTCCACTTCATCGAGCAGAACCTCACCACCTACTACGAGATGGCACTGATGGACAAGAAGGAGGCAACAACCTGGGCCCGCAG GATGCACTTGGCCCTGAAGGCGTACCAGGAGCTGCTGCGGACGGTGCAGGAGATGGACCGCTCGCCGGAGCAGGCGGTGCGGGACAGCAGCCAGGTCATCAAGA gcaaCATCTTCTACCTGATGGAATACCGGGAGCTCTTCCTCGCGCTCTTCCGCAAGTTCGACGAGACCAAGCAGCCGCGCAGCTTCCTGCGGGACCTGGTGGAGACGGCCCACCTCTTCCTCCGCATGCTGGAGCGCTTCTGCCGCGGCCGTGCCAACCTCGTGGTGCAG AGCAAACGTGTGCGGAGGAAGAAGAAGCCTCGCGCGCCCgcggcgcccgccccgcccAGCGCCGCcgagctggagcagctgtgggaaggaTTGGCTCCGCAGCTCCAGGCCTGTCTGGAG GGCGAGGTGCCCCTCCCCGAGGACGTGGTGCCCTTCGATGCCGCCTCGGAGACGCCGGTGGAGGAGCAGCGCGCGGAGGCTCTGCTGCGGATCCAGGAGTGCCTGCGGGATTCCCGCGTGCCCCAGGCCCTGCGGCTGCTCCGCTCTGCCAG ggatGTCTGGCCCGAAGGGGACGTGTTTGGAGCCGCGGACGTGGGGCCGCCCGAGGAGACGCGGCTGCTGCGGGAGATCCTCATCGCTCCCCTGCCCAGTGAGTCCCCAGCTGTGACactgggaagggggaaaacTTTGGGGCGCTGCGGCCCCTCAGCACATCCCACTGCAGGGCACGCACCCGAGGAGcccgaggaagaggaagaggaggatgaggaagaggaggagcagaccGTGCAGGTGTCAGAGAAGGAATTCAACTTCCTCGACTACCTGAAGCG GTTCGCCTGTGCCCCCGTGGTGCGggcgctggtgctgctgctcagggggtACGCGCAGAACAGCCCCCGCACCAACCACTGCGCCGCGCGCCTGCTGCACCGCCTGGCCCGCGACCTGCGCATGGAGCCActgctcttccagctctccctcttCGCCCTCTTCCACCGCCTGCTCAGCGACCCTGCGGCCGCCGCGCACCAG gagCTGGTGGCCTTGGCCAAATTCATCCTGGGCAAGTTCTTTGCGCTGGCGGCCACCAACAAAAAGGCCTTTGTGGAGCTGCTCTTCTGGAAGAGCCCGGCCATCGTCTGTGAGATGACCAAGGGCTACAGCTCCCTGCAGGAGGGAGAAGG GACCACCCGGAGCCGGgtctccccctggaccccccaggaggagcaggagctgcaggagctgtactgGAAGTACAAGGAGGTGGAAG GTGGGGACATCATTGCTGCCATCCTGGCCCATCTCCCAACGCCCGGGCGGACACGGAGGCAGGTGGTGAAGCAGCTGGTGCGGATGGGGCTGGCCAGCAGTGCCAAGGACTTCCAGCAGGAGAG GAAGGGCACCCGCATCGTGCTGTGGacgcaggagcaggaggaggagctgacGCGGCTTTTCGAGGAGTTCCAGGGCTCAGACG ATGTCCTGGGGAACATCATGAAGCACCTGACGGCGCGGCGCTCGCGGGCTCGGGTGGTGGagaagctgctggggctggggctggtggcAGAGCGCAAGGAGCTGTTCAAGAAACGCCGGAGGAAGGGccacggccccggccccgggcag GCTGCCGCGAGTGTCCCGGCCGTGGCAGCCCAGGACAGCTCAGGAGAGGACGAGGAcagcgaggaggaggaagaggaggatgaggatgaagcaGAGAAAGGCCCCATGGAGGAGCACTGGGTGCCCGAGGAAGGGGCTGGGCAGGACCTGGCGCAGCACCTGCATCAGCAAG gcctGGCCGGGCCCCTGCGGTGGCTGGAGACCTGTCTGCGGAGGGCGGCGGGGGACCGCGAGGAGGACG GCGTGTCCCACCCGGTGCCGCTGGTGCCGCTGACGGAGGAGAACGAGGACGCCATGGAGGACCGGCGCTTCCGGACCCTGCTGCGGCAGCTGGGGCTGCGGCCGCCTGCCAGCGAGCAG GAATCCTTCTGGCGCATCCCGGCCGCCCTCACCCCGCAGCAGCTCCGGCGTGCGGCCGCCTCCATCGCCCGCCATGGCCGTgacccctcaggatccccccaggacccGCCGGAGCCACCCGGGTGCCCCCAAGACCCGGCTCCAG CAGAGCCGCTgccggcagggctgggatcggACTCGGAGAG CGAGGAGCCCGTCccggtccccatccctgtccccagcccggtGCAGCCGCGCACCAAGAGGCGCCGGGAGCTCGCCAgcgaggatgaggatgaggatggggggAGCTCAG GCACCGAGctggcccctgcagccccctgctccgaggaggatgaggaggatgaggatccACAGCCCCGAGGGCGGCGGAAGCGCATCCGctgcctggaggaggaggaggaggaggaggaggaggaagaggaggaggagggttga
- the TIMELESS gene encoding protein timeless homolog isoform X3: MDWYMMNCELLATCSALGYLEGDVYHREPDCLESVKDLIRYLRHEDETRDVRQQLGAAQILQNDLLPILVQYPQDKVLFDAVIRLMVNLTQPALLCFGKVPSDAASRHYFLQVLSYLQAYKEAFASEKVFVVLSEKLYNLLQLDWEQRQEEDTLLIERILLLVRNVLHVPPDPTEEQQGVDGDASVHDRVLWALHISGMDDLLKFLASAQVEQQWALHVLEIISLMFRDQSPEELAALGQGTAGAEHGEDTRELETLRQRELAEKRARALQRPSRHSRFGGSYVLQGLKSIGDRDVVFHKGLHNLKSYTHDLGKEPRRVPRHRQAAPESEPSRRSTRNVRLFLRHFCQDFLEGCYNRLMLLVKDQLVREKAQQHDETYYLWATAFFMAFNRCRGFRPELVSETVGVRAFHFIEQNLTTYYEMALMDKKEATTWARRMHLALKAYQELLRTVQEMDRSPEQAVRDSSQVIKSNIFYLMEYRELFLALFRKFDETKQPRSFLRDLVETAHLFLRMLERFCRGRANLVVQSKRVRRKKKPRAPAAPAPPSAAELEQLWEGLAPQLQACLEGEVPLPEDVVPFDAASETPVEEQRAEALLRIQECLRDSRVPQALRLLRSARDVWPEGDVFGAADVGPPEETRLLREILIAPLPSESPAVTLGRGKTLGRCGPSAHPTAGHAPEEPEEEEEEDEEEEEQTVQVSEKEFNFLDYLKRFACAPVVRALVLLLRGYAQNSPRTNHCAARLLHRLARDLRMEPLLFQLSLFALFHRLLSDPAAAAHQELVALAKFILGKFFALAATNKKAFVELLFWKSPAIVCEMTKGYSSLQEGEGTTRSRVSPWTPQEEQELQELYWKYKEVEGGDIIAAILAHLPTPGRTRRQVVKQLVRMGLASSAKDFQQERKGTRIVLWTQEQEEELTRLFEEFQGSDDVLGNIMKHLTARRSRARVVEKLLGLGLVAERKELFKKRRRKGHGPGPGQAAASVPAVAAQDSSGEDEDSEEEEEEDEDEAEKGPMEEHWVPEEGAGQDLAQHLHQQGLAGPLRWLETCLRRAAGDREEDGVSHPVPLVPLTEENEDAMEDRRFRTLLRQLGLRPPASEQESFWRIPAALTPQQLRRAAASIARHGRDPSGSPQDPPEPPGCPQDPAPEPLPAGLGSDSESEEPVPVPIPVPSPVQPRTKRRRELASEDEDEDGGSSGTELAPAAPCSEEDEEDEDPQPRGRRKRIRCLEEEEEEEEEEEEEEG; the protein is encoded by the exons ATGGACTGGTACATGATGAACTGCGAGCTCCTGGCCACCTGCAGCGCCCTGGGCTACCTGGAGGGCGACGTGTACCACCGGGAGCCCGACTGCCTGG AGAGCGTCAAGGACCTGATCCGGTACCTGCGCCATGAGGATGAGACCCGGGACGTGCGGCAGCAGCTGGGGGCAGCCCAGATCCTGCAGAACGACCTCCTGCCCATCCTGGTGCAGTACCCGCAGGACAAGGTGCTCTTCGACGCCGTCATCAG GCTGATGGTGAACCTGAcgcagccagccctgctctgcttcgGGAAGGTGCCATCAGATGCCGCCTCCCGGCACTACTTTCTGCAGGTGCTGTCCTACCTGCAGGCCTACAAGGAG GCGTTCGCCAGTGAGAAGGTGTTTGTGGTGCTCAGTGAGAAGCTCTACAACCTCCTGCAGCTG GACTGGGAGCAGCGGCAGGAGGAGGACACGCTGCTGATCGAGAGGATCCTGCTGCTGGTGCGCAACGTGCTGCACGTGCCCCCAGACCCCACAGAGGAGCAG CAGGGCGTGGACGGTGACGCCAGCGTGCACGACCGGGTGCTGTGGGCGCTGCACATCAGCGGCATGGATGACCTGCTCAAATTCCTGGCCAGCGCCCAGGTGGAGCAGCAATGGGCCCTGCACGTCCTGGAGATCATCTCCCTCATGTTCCGTGACCAG agcccagaggagctggcggcgctgggacaggggacagcgggTGCTGAGCACGGGGAGGACACGCGGGAGCTGGAGACCCTGCGGCAGCGGGAGCTGGCGGAGAAGAGAGCCCGGGCACTGCAGCGCCCGTCCAG gCATTCCCGCTTCGGTGGCTCCTACGTCCTGCAGGGCCTCAAGTCCATCGGGGACCGGGATGTGGTGTTCCACAAAGGGCTGCACAAC CTGAAGAGCTACACCCACGACCTGGGCAAGGAGCCCCGGCGGGTGCCCCGGCACCGCCAGGCCGCCCCCGAGTCCGAGCCCTCCCGCCGCTCCACCCGTAACGTCCGGCTCTTCCTGCGCCACTTCTGCCAGGACTTCCTGGAGGGCTGCTACAACCGCCTGATGCTGCTGGTCAAG GACCAGCTGGTGCGGGAGAAGGCTCAGCAGCACGACGAGACCTATTACCTGTGGGCCACCGCCTTCTTCATGGCCTTCAACCGGTGCCGCGGCTTCCGGCCCGAGCTGGTGTCCGAGACCGTGGGGGTTCGAGCCTTCCACTTCATCGAGCAGAACCTCACCACCTACTACGAGATGGCACTGATGGACAAGAAGGAGGCAACAACCTGGGCCCGCAG GATGCACTTGGCCCTGAAGGCGTACCAGGAGCTGCTGCGGACGGTGCAGGAGATGGACCGCTCGCCGGAGCAGGCGGTGCGGGACAGCAGCCAGGTCATCAAGA gcaaCATCTTCTACCTGATGGAATACCGGGAGCTCTTCCTCGCGCTCTTCCGCAAGTTCGACGAGACCAAGCAGCCGCGCAGCTTCCTGCGGGACCTGGTGGAGACGGCCCACCTCTTCCTCCGCATGCTGGAGCGCTTCTGCCGCGGCCGTGCCAACCTCGTGGTGCAG AGCAAACGTGTGCGGAGGAAGAAGAAGCCTCGCGCGCCCgcggcgcccgccccgcccAGCGCCGCcgagctggagcagctgtgggaaggaTTGGCTCCGCAGCTCCAGGCCTGTCTGGAG GGCGAGGTGCCCCTCCCCGAGGACGTGGTGCCCTTCGATGCCGCCTCGGAGACGCCGGTGGAGGAGCAGCGCGCGGAGGCTCTGCTGCGGATCCAGGAGTGCCTGCGGGATTCCCGCGTGCCCCAGGCCCTGCGGCTGCTCCGCTCTGCCAG ggatGTCTGGCCCGAAGGGGACGTGTTTGGAGCCGCGGACGTGGGGCCGCCCGAGGAGACGCGGCTGCTGCGGGAGATCCTCATCGCTCCCCTGCCCAGTGAGTCCCCAGCTGTGACactgggaagggggaaaacTTTGGGGCGCTGCGGCCCCTCAGCACATCCCACTGCAGGGCACGCACCCGAGGAGcccgaggaagaggaagaggaggatgaggaagaggaggagcagaccGTGCAGGTGTCAGAGAAGGAATTCAACTTCCTCGACTACCTGAAGCG GTTCGCCTGTGCCCCCGTGGTGCGggcgctggtgctgctgctcagggggtACGCGCAGAACAGCCCCCGCACCAACCACTGCGCCGCGCGCCTGCTGCACCGCCTGGCCCGCGACCTGCGCATGGAGCCActgctcttccagctctccctcttCGCCCTCTTCCACCGCCTGCTCAGCGACCCTGCGGCCGCCGCGCACCAG gagCTGGTGGCCTTGGCCAAATTCATCCTGGGCAAGTTCTTTGCGCTGGCGGCCACCAACAAAAAGGCCTTTGTGGAGCTGCTCTTCTGGAAGAGCCCGGCCATCGTCTGTGAGATGACCAAGGGCTACAGCTCCCTGCAGGAGGGAGAAGG GACCACCCGGAGCCGGgtctccccctggaccccccaggaggagcaggagctgcaggagctgtactgGAAGTACAAGGAGGTGGAAG GTGGGGACATCATTGCTGCCATCCTGGCCCATCTCCCAACGCCCGGGCGGACACGGAGGCAGGTGGTGAAGCAGCTGGTGCGGATGGGGCTGGCCAGCAGTGCCAAGGACTTCCAGCAGGAGAG GAAGGGCACCCGCATCGTGCTGTGGacgcaggagcaggaggaggagctgacGCGGCTTTTCGAGGAGTTCCAGGGCTCAGACG ATGTCCTGGGGAACATCATGAAGCACCTGACGGCGCGGCGCTCGCGGGCTCGGGTGGTGGagaagctgctggggctggggctggtggcAGAGCGCAAGGAGCTGTTCAAGAAACGCCGGAGGAAGGGccacggccccggccccgggcag GCTGCCGCGAGTGTCCCGGCCGTGGCAGCCCAGGACAGCTCAGGAGAGGACGAGGAcagcgaggaggaggaagaggaggatgaggatgaagcaGAGAAAGGCCCCATGGAGGAGCACTGGGTGCCCGAGGAAGGGGCTGGGCAGGACCTGGCGCAGCACCTGCATCAGCAAG gcctGGCCGGGCCCCTGCGGTGGCTGGAGACCTGTCTGCGGAGGGCGGCGGGGGACCGCGAGGAGGACG GCGTGTCCCACCCGGTGCCGCTGGTGCCGCTGACGGAGGAGAACGAGGACGCCATGGAGGACCGGCGCTTCCGGACCCTGCTGCGGCAGCTGGGGCTGCGGCCGCCTGCCAGCGAGCAG GAATCCTTCTGGCGCATCCCGGCCGCCCTCACCCCGCAGCAGCTCCGGCGTGCGGCCGCCTCCATCGCCCGCCATGGCCGTgacccctcaggatccccccaggacccGCCGGAGCCACCCGGGTGCCCCCAAGACCCGGCTCCAG AGCCGCTgccggcagggctgggatcggACTCGGAGAG CGAGGAGCCCGTCccggtccccatccctgtccccagcccggtGCAGCCGCGCACCAAGAGGCGCCGGGAGCTCGCCAgcgaggatgaggatgaggatggggggAGCTCAG GCACCGAGctggcccctgcagccccctgctccgaggaggatgaggaggatgaggatccACAGCCCCGAGGGCGGCGGAAGCGCATCCGctgcctggaggaggaggaggaggaggaggaggaggaagaggaggaggagggttga